The Sulfurimonas aquatica genomic sequence TAAGCAGCTGATGCAGTATCAAGATTCTTTTGAATTAGTTCTTGTTTCTTCTTAAACTTTTTCTCAATAACTGAGTCAAGTGTAGCAGTACCACCAGATGCAGTATATTTCTTAAGGAATCTATCTTTAATTCCCTCTTCAATTGCAGCTTTAGAAACTGTACCAAGAGCACCAAACAGTGCACCTAACATAGCCATGTTAGTTGCAAGTTCAGTACCAGCTTGATCGATAGCAAACTGAGTAAAGTCTTTAGTAAGAACCTTAACATTTAAGTCAGATAAAACTTTCTTATCGTGTTCAGTTAAAAGCTCTACTTCAGAGTTAATGATAACTAAACCATTCTCTTTAATACCAGCGTAAAAAGGCATAGTGTATGATTTACCCATAGTAATAACTTGTGGGTGGAAAATCATAACAATATCAGGATAAATTACTTCCCCTCTATCGTAAATAGGCACTGTACCTATTCTTGCATAAGACTCTGATGGAGCCATACGTTTTTCAGCACCAAAGAATGGATTTGAAACAGCATAGTAACCATCAGTATCAGCAGCAGTTGCAGCAATGTGAGCTGCAGTAACTGCACCTTGACCACCAAGACCCGGAAGTCTTACTTTAATTGAATCTTTTGCCATTATAAACGTCCTTCTTCTTTACATTTTGCTAAAAACTCTTCAGCTTCTGGTGAAATATATTTGTAAGACTCAAATCTATCTTTGTCTTGCTCTTTCATTTCTCCAAGTCCTTCATTAGCACTTAGTCCAATTTCAAGAATACATGGTGTATAGATGTTAAGGAAAGTTGGTCCGATTTCTCTTGCAACTAATATCGCTTCTCTAACTGCTTTAGCAACTGCTTTAGGAGCAGAAGCTGTCATGTTTATAGAATAGTGACATCCTGATGTAGTAGCTAGCTTCCACATTGGCACTTTATCGAACTTTTTACCAGTTGGAGCCATTTTAAATACTTGACCTTTTGGTGTAGCACCTGATTCTTGTCCACCAGTATTTGCGTAAACTTCATTATCGAAACAGATTGTTGTAATGTTTTCTTGTCTAAAGAAAGATTGAAGTGTATAGTCAAGACCGATATCAACAGTAGCACCGTCTCCCGCTAAAACAACAACATCTTTTTCAGTATCTGGAAATCTCCAGTCAAGAACTCTTTTGATACCAGTTGCAACAGCATTTTGGTTACCAAATAGTGAGTGCACAGTATGTAGTGCAATATGTGGGAACATTAATGAAGTACAACCAGTTGAGTTAACAATGATAGTCTCTTCAGGTTTAGGAAGTGCAGAAAGTACATATCTCAATGCAGCAGCTTCTGGACAACCAGCACATAAAGAGTGCTCTTCTAATAACTCTTTTGATTGTGGAAGTTCTTTAATACCACGAGGCTTGTCTTG encodes the following:
- a CDS encoding 2-oxoacid:acceptor oxidoreductase family protein — protein: MAKDSIKVRLPGLGGQGAVTAAHIAATAADTDGYYAVSNPFFGAEKRMAPSESYARIGTVPIYDRGEVIYPDIVMIFHPQVITMGKSYTMPFYAGIKENGLVIINSEVELLTEHDKKVLSDLNVKVLTKDFTQFAIDQAGTELATNMAMLGALFGALGTVSKAAIEEGIKDRFLKKYTASGGTATLDSVIEKKFKKKQELIQKNLDTASAAYDLTAAWAKEVGLEPILEPSKNNNGNK
- a CDS encoding thiamine pyrophosphate-dependent enzyme, with amino-acid sequence MAIDIYKINPEFRDIMPQEIIDLEEKATWAQNQDKPRGIKELPQSKELLEEHSLCAGCPEAAALRYVLSALPKPEETIIVNSTGCTSLMFPHIALHTVHSLFGNQNAVATGIKRVLDWRFPDTEKDVVVLAGDGATVDIGLDYTLQSFFRQENITTICFDNEVYANTGGQESGATPKGQVFKMAPTGKKFDKVPMWKLATTSGCHYSINMTASAPKAVAKAVREAILVAREIGPTFLNIYTPCILEIGLSANEGLGEMKEQDKDRFESYKYISPEAEEFLAKCKEEGRL